Part of the Limihaloglobus sulfuriphilus genome is shown below.
TCCTTTGCCATCTTAGATATCAACTGGCGGACTTCATGCTTCTGATTCGGGTCCAACCCGTCAGTCGGCTCGTCAAGAATCAGGACTTTGGGGTCGTGAATCAGCGTCTGTGCCAGACCGACGCGGCGTTTGTAACCCTTGGAAAGGGTCTCGATAGTCTGGTGGTACACCGACTCAATCGAGCACATCGGCACGATACGCTCGAGCGCCTTTTTGCGGTCAGCGCCTTTTATCTGGCGTGCATCACATATAAATCTCAGAAATCCGGCGACTGTCATCTCACCATAAGCCGGAGCGCTTTCTGCGAGATAACCTAATGACTTGCGTACATTTACGGGATCTTTGACAATATCGTAACCGTTGATTTGGGCGGTGCCGCTGTCGGGCTCGAGAAAACACGCCAGCATCTTCATCGCTGTACTCTTGCCGGCGCCATTGGGGCCGAGAAAACCCAGCACCTCGC
Proteins encoded:
- a CDS encoding ABC transporter ATP-binding protein; translated protein: MIKVDKLRRTFGPIVAVDSISFEVEQGEVLGFLGPNGAGKSTAMKMLACFLEPDSGTAQINGYDIVKDPVNVRKSLGYLAESAPAYGEMTVAGFLRFICDARQIKGADRKKALERIVPMCSIESVYHQTIETLSKGYKRRVGLAQTLIHDPKVLILDEPTDGLDPNQKHEVRQLISKMAKDKCIIVSTHILEEVEAVCSRTIIIANGQIRTDTTPKELKKEHNGSLDEAFRMITLNKVKSDN